From the Psilocybe cubensis strain MGC-MH-2018 chromosome 9, whole genome shotgun sequence genome, one window contains:
- a CDS encoding Chitinase A1: MLTKNLFLYLFTALLPFVSALPPPSPHDDQLLARGFKHSHRPLNSPAKSPNQGYDGSNSAPTPSMNGSIIAAWYPVLTLNSSVPTTDPAVLSIDAKSEAALPGFVSNAKKNNVKAVLSIGGWAGSQHFSSIMSTPESRTTFVKTCLDTVRKYDLDGIDFDWEYPGKKGDESNEVSPYDSDNFLAFLQELRKDPSGADLVLSAAVGMTPFFGTDGKPKSDVAAFAEVFDYIAIMAYDIWGAWSPSVGPNAPLYDRCSPNAAGSAETAVEAWANAQFPVDQIVLGLASYGRGYTLKNGESENIGNFPGFEASSIPPGDEDTSTVACPTNTGLFNFQGLIKLGYLKEDGTPAPDVKYKFDDCSQTPYLFKESGSIVVSFDDARSFGSKTRYVKDHGLCGVAVWHGVGDYKDILLDSVHAAMTSS; encoded by the exons ATGCTGACCAAGAATCTATTTTTATACCTATTCACCGCACTCTTGCCTTTTGTCTCAGCTTTGCCACCACCCAGCCCTCACGACGACCAGCTTCTTGCTCGTGGATTTAAGCATTCTCACAGACCTTTGAACTCCCCAGCAAAGTCTCCGAATCAGGGTTATGATGGATCAAATTCCGCTCCTACGCCATCCATGAATGGCAGCATCATTGCAGCTTGGTACCCAG TCCTCACTTTGAATTCAAGCGTACCCACGACTGACCCTGCCGTTCTGAGCATTGACGCCAAGAGCGAGGCTGCGCTTCCGGGATTTGTTTCGAATGCAAAGAAAAAT AATGTTAAGGCAGTACTATCGATTGGTGGTTGGGCTGGTTCCCAGCATTTTTCGTCTATCATGTCGACACCTGAAAGTCGAACTACGTTTGTGAAGACGTGTCTTGATACTGTTCGGAAGTATGATCTAGATGGAATTGATTTTGA TTGGGAGTACCCCGGAAAGAAGGGCGATGAGTCAAATGAAGTCTCACCCTACGATTCCGACAACTTCCTTGCCTTCCTTCAGGAGTTGAGGAAAGACCCTTCTGGCGCTGACCTCGTCCTGTCCGCTGCTGTTGGCATGACTCCTTTCTTCGGAACTGATGGGAAACCAAAATCCGATGTCGCAGCTTTCGCTGAGGTCTTTGATTACATTG CTATTATGGCCTACGATATCTGGGGAGCATGGTCTCCTAGTGTTGGCCCTAACGCTCCTTTGTATGACCGATGTTCACCAAATGCGGCTGGCTCCGCAGAAACTGCCGTTGAGGCCTGGGCCAATGCTCAGTTCCCTGTCGATCAG ATCGTCCTTGGTCTGGCCTCATATGGACGTGGTTATACCCTGAAAAATGGCGAATCAGAGAACATCGGCAATTTTCCAGGTTTCGAAGCTTCTTCTATTCCTCCAGGAGATGAAGACACTAGCACCGTAG CCTGTCCTACAAACACGGGTCTGTTCAACTTCCAAGGCCTGATTAAGCTCGGCTATTTGAAGGAAGATGGTACGCCTGCTCCAGATGTCAAATATAAGTTTGATGATTGCAGCCAGACG CCATACCTGTTCAAAGAGAGCGGAAGTATTGTAGTCTCGTTTGATGATGCACGTAGCTTTG GTTCAAAAACTCGCTATGTCAAAGATCATGGGCTATGCGGCGTTGCCGTATGGCACGGTGTTGGAGACTACAAAGATATTCTTTTGGATTCAGTCCATGCGGCGATGACGTCCTCTTGA
- a CDS encoding Chitinase A1, translating into MFCDKCSPSLLAGLAALFSNVLAAPHCNLVPPTRPSLTAQTGSSGSIADGMDVVATGWYPGWLGSQLPPNEISWTKYSALTFAFATTTPDPSVIALDDESAALLPTFVNEAHNNCVDALLSIGGWTGSIYYSTAVGSADNRTTFVKAILDLVNTYALDGIDFDWEYPSRQGIGCNTISDDDSANFLSFLEELREDPVGADLTLTAAVGLTPFAGPGGIPLSDVSAFADVLDHIAIMNYDVWGAWSTDVGPNAPLNDSCAAVQAGSATSAVKAWTDAGFPASKANISLISNVEALSNSCELFHAKIVLGVAAYGHSFHVATNDALDNAGNLALYPPFDKSQQPLGDSDIPGAPPSEDECGNPVGVSGTFNFNGMVAAGFLDTNGNAAAGIDYRFDNCSQTPFVYDPNNQTMISYDDQTSFAAKGRFIDENGLAGFAIWHVAGDYNDTLLNAISDALDLEQVCS; encoded by the exons ATGTTTTGCGACAAATGCTCACCTTCGCTGCTGGCAGGTCTAGCTGCATTATTTTCGAACGTATTGGCTGCACCACATTGTAATCTCGTTCCACCGACACGACCTTCACTCACGGCGCAAACTGGCTCGAGTGGAAGTATCGCCGATGGCATGGACGTAGTGGCGACTGGGTGGTACCCAGGCTGGCTCGGAAGTCAACTGCCACCCAACGAAATCTCCTGGACGAAGTACAGTGCCCTGACCTTTGCCTTCGC CACGACTACTCCCGACCCTTCCGTGATTGCCTTGGATGATGAAAGTGCAGCGTTGTTGCCTACTTTTGTCAACGAGGCTCACAACAAT tGCGTCGATGCATTATTGTCGATCGGAGGCTGGACTGGATCGATATACTATTCAACCGCAGTAGGCAGCGCTGATAATCGCACGACGTTCGTGAAGGCCATCCTCGACTTGGTCAACACATACGCCCTGGATGGCATCGACTTTGA CTGGGAATACCCTTCGCGGCAAGGAATCGGCTGCAACACTATCTCGGACGATGATTCTGCCAACTTCCTGTCCTTTCTCGAAGAACTCAGAGAAGACCCGGTCGGCGCTGACCTCACACTTACTGCCGCCGTTGGATTGACTCCATTCGCTGGCCCTGGCGGCATCCCATTGTCGGATGTCTctgcttttgctgatgttttGGATCATATCG CCATCATGAACTATGATGTATGGGGTGCATGGTCTACAGATGTGGGACCTAATGCTCCTTTGAATGATTCATGTGCTGCTGTCCAGGCAGGGTCAGCTACTTCCGCAGTCAAGGCGTGGACCGATGCTGGATTCCCAGCTTCCAAGGCAAATATATCCTTAATCTCGAATGTTGAAGCACTTTCCAACTCATGTGAACTGTTTCATGCAAAGATTGTGTTGGGAGTTGCAGCTTACGGGCACAGTTTCCATGTTGCAACCAACGATGCTCTAGACAACGCTGGCAACCTCGCTCTTTACCCACCTTTTGATAAATCCCAACAACCTTTAGGTGATAGCGATATTCCTGGAGCCCCTCCTA GCGAAGACGAGTGTGGAAACCCTGTCGGAGTTTCAGGaacattcaatttcaatggAATGGTTGCTGCTGGATTTTTGGATACCAACGGGAATGCCGCAGCAGGCATCGATTATAGATTCGATAATTGCAGCCAGACT CCCTTTGTCTATGATCCGAATAATCAAACCATGATTTCTTACGATGATCAAACAAGTTTCG CTGCCAAAGGTCGCTTCATCGACGAAAATGGTCTTGCCGGCTTTGCAATCTGGCATGTGGCGGGGGATTACAACGACACCCTTCTTAACGCTATCAGTGATGCACTGGACCTGGAGCAGGTGTGTTCATGA
- a CDS encoding Cytochrome P450 monooxygenase 103, whose protein sequence is MVAEGYQKHYGNVFKVSTMARWMVILSGPQMLEDIRRATDEQLSLKDTVLKTLQTDYTIGVHTRLDPYHIKVVRSPLTHWVTVTACDASREVVCRSSNRLFVGLPLCRDPDYRSLNEHFSMEVITQAQLINLFPSFMKPIVGRLISKNKSNLRRVVSHVGQILHDRLEMLNHNDRENEINQPNDLISWLLEEAKGPQRTIDDLPARILNINFASIHSTSMGLTSILFDLCMYPEYIEPMREEVSAIVKAEGWTKSSLAKMRKVDSFVKESQRLNTSSCMCLEYSVLMDRKNTNGYEVSAMRKALKDFTFSNGVTVPAGTYIAFAALPTHLDERNYDNAKEFQGFRFIDIRDEEAEGTKHQIVSINSEFLIFGTGRHAWTSRNSVERLSVYQNAKSD, encoded by the exons ATGGTTGCGGAAGGGTATCAAAAG CACTACGGGAATGTGTTCAAAGTGTCCACGATGGCGAGGTGGATGGTCATACTGAGCGGGCCTCAGATGCTGGAAGACATACGACGCGCAACGGACGAGCAACTGTCGCTCAAAGACACCGTCTTGAAG ACTCTGCAGACGGATTATACGATAGGGGTGCACACCCGCCTCGATCCGTACCACATCAAAGTCGTCCGATCGCCGCTCACAC ATTGGGTCACTGTGACAGCGTGTGATGCTTCGAGAGAGGTTGTTTGTCGATCAAGCAACCGTCTTTTCGTTGGACTACCGCTCT GCAGAGATCCGGATTACAGGTCATTAAACGAACATTTCTCAATGGAAGTCATTACGCAAGCTCAACTCATTAACCTCTTCCCATCTTTCATGAAGCC TATCGTAGGACGTCTTATAtcaaagaataaaagtaaTCTTCGTCGTGTTGTCTCTCATGTCGGGCAGATACTACATGATCGCCTCGAAATGCTCAACCACAATGACAGAGAAAACGAGATTAATCAGCCG AACGACCTGATCAGTTGGCTGTTAGAAGAGGCGAAAGGGCCTCAAAGGACAATTGATGACTTGCCTGCCCGAATTCTCAACATCAATTTTGCGTCAATCCACAGTACTTCAATG GGTCTGACCAGCATCTTGTTCGATTTGTGCATGTACCCAGAGTATATAGAACCTATGAGAGAGGAGGTCAGCGCGATCGTCAAGGCGGAGGGTTGGACCAAATCAAGCTTGGCAAAAATGAGGAAGGTGGATAGCTTTGTCAAAGAATCTCAGCGGCTAAATACCAGCTCTTGTATGTGCCTTGAGTATTCAGTTTTGATGGATAGGAAAAATACTAATGGATATGAAGTCTCAGCAATGCGAAAGGCGCTCAAAGATTTCACATTTTCCAACGGCGTTACTGTTCCAGCTGGAACTTATATAGCATTTGCTGCGCTTCCTACTCATCTTGACGAG AGAAATTATGACAACGCCAAAGAATTTCAAGGGTTCAGATTTATTGATATACGGGACGAAGAGGCTGAAGGAACAAAGCACCAGATCGTATCAATCAATTCCGAGTTTCTCATCTTTGGAACAGGCCGCCATGCATG GACCAGCAGAAATTCTGTAGAACGTCTCAGTGTCTATCAGAATGCGAAATCAGATTAA